A window of the Kosakonia radicincitans DSM 16656 genome harbors these coding sequences:
- the mrcB gene encoding bifunctional glycosyl transferase/transpeptidase: MAGNDREPIGRKGKPVRPVKEKISRRRLREEEYDDYDDDDEDEEPMPKKGKGKGGKPRGKRGWFWLLLKIFIVLAVLCAIYGVYLDQKIRARIDGKVWQLPAAVYGRMVNLEPDMAISKNEMVKLLEATQYRQVTKMTRPGEFTVQAKSIEMIRRPFDFPDSKEGQVRARLTFDGDRLETIENMDSNRQFGFFRLDPRLITMLSSPNGEQRLFVPRNGFPDLLVDTLLATEDRHFYEHDGISFYSIGRAVLANLTAGRTVQGASTLTQQLVKNLFLSSERSYWRKANEAYMALIMDARYSKDRILELYMNEVYLGQSGDNEIRGFPLASLYYFGRPVEELSLDQQALLVGMVKGASVYNPWRNPKLALERRNLVLRLLQQQNVIDQELYDMLSARPLGVQPRGGVISPQPAFMQMVRQELQAKLGDKVKDLSGVKIFTTFDSVAQDAAEKAAVEGIPALIKQRKLSDLETAMVVVDRYTGEVRAMVGGATPQFAGYNRAMQARRSIGSLAKPATYLTALSQPNVYRLNTWIADAPISLRLSNGQVWAPQNDDRRFSGQVMLVDALTRSMNVPTVNLGMAVGLPAVTDTWLKLGAPKDQLTGMPSMLLGALNLTPIEVAQAFQTIASGGNRAQLSALRSVIAEDGTVLYQSFPQAERAVPAQAAYMTLWTMQQVVQRGTGRQLGAKYPGLHLAGKTGTTNNNVDTWFAGIDGREVTITWVGRDNNQPTKLYGASGAMAIYQRYLENQSPIPLDLTPPEDITTMGVDDMGNFVCGGGGSRSLPVWTTSPETLCQQNQVQPQTGNPFDQSTQPQQQPQQQQPQQQPQQEQKSDGVAGWIKEMFGSN; encoded by the coding sequence ATGGCGGGGAATGACCGCGAGCCAATTGGACGTAAGGGGAAACCTGTGCGTCCGGTGAAAGAAAAAATCAGTCGTCGCCGACTCCGGGAAGAGGAGTACGACGATTACGACGATGATGATGAGGATGAAGAACCGATGCCGAAAAAAGGTAAAGGCAAAGGCGGGAAGCCACGCGGCAAACGCGGTTGGTTCTGGCTGCTATTGAAAATTTTCATCGTTTTAGCCGTGCTGTGCGCCATTTATGGCGTTTATCTGGATCAAAAAATCCGCGCCCGTATCGATGGCAAAGTCTGGCAGTTGCCGGCTGCGGTTTATGGCCGCATGGTCAACCTTGAGCCGGATATGGCGATCAGCAAAAACGAAATGGTAAAACTGCTGGAAGCCACGCAGTACCGCCAGGTGACGAAGATGACGCGTCCCGGCGAGTTTACCGTGCAGGCGAAAAGCATTGAGATGATCCGCCGTCCATTTGATTTCCCGGACAGCAAAGAGGGGCAGGTGCGCGCGCGTCTAACCTTTGATGGCGATCGTCTGGAAACCATTGAGAACATGGACAGCAATCGCCAGTTCGGTTTCTTCCGTCTCGATCCGCGTCTCATCACTATGCTCTCTTCGCCGAACGGCGAGCAGCGTCTGTTCGTGCCGCGTAACGGTTTCCCGGATCTGCTGGTTGATACGCTGCTGGCAACCGAAGACCGTCATTTCTATGAACATGACGGTATCAGCTTCTACTCCATTGGCCGTGCGGTGCTGGCAAACCTGACCGCCGGACGCACGGTGCAGGGGGCAAGTACGCTGACGCAGCAGTTGGTGAAGAACCTGTTCCTGAGCAGCGAACGGTCGTACTGGCGTAAAGCCAACGAAGCCTATATGGCGCTGATTATGGATGCCCGTTACAGCAAGGATCGTATTCTTGAACTGTATATGAACGAGGTTTACCTCGGTCAGAGCGGCGACAACGAGATCCGCGGTTTCCCGCTGGCGAGCCTCTACTATTTTGGCCGTCCGGTGGAGGAGCTGAGCCTCGATCAGCAGGCGTTGCTGGTGGGAATGGTGAAAGGGGCGTCGGTTTATAACCCGTGGCGCAACCCGAAACTGGCACTGGAGCGCCGTAACCTGGTGTTACGTCTGTTGCAACAGCAAAACGTCATCGATCAGGAACTGTATGACATGCTGAGTGCCCGTCCGCTGGGCGTACAGCCGCGCGGTGGGGTGATTTCACCGCAGCCGGCGTTTATGCAGATGGTGCGTCAGGAGTTGCAGGCGAAACTCGGCGATAAAGTGAAAGATCTCTCCGGCGTGAAGATTTTCACGACCTTTGATTCTGTCGCGCAGGACGCGGCAGAAAAAGCTGCCGTGGAAGGTATTCCGGCGCTGATCAAGCAGCGCAAACTGAGCGATCTTGAAACGGCGATGGTGGTAGTAGACCGCTATACCGGCGAGGTTCGGGCCATGGTTGGCGGCGCGACGCCGCAGTTCGCGGGCTATAACCGCGCCATGCAGGCGCGCCGTTCCATTGGTTCGCTGGCGAAACCGGCGACCTATCTGACGGCGCTGAGCCAGCCAAATGTGTATCGTCTCAATACCTGGATTGCCGATGCGCCGATCTCTTTGCGGTTGTCGAACGGCCAGGTCTGGGCGCCACAGAACGATGATCGCCGTTTCAGCGGTCAGGTTATGCTGGTGGATGCGCTGACACGTTCGATGAACGTGCCGACGGTTAATCTCGGGATGGCGGTTGGTCTGCCTGCGGTAACGGATACCTGGCTGAAACTGGGCGCGCCAAAAGATCAGCTCACCGGCATGCCGTCAATGCTGCTCGGTGCGCTGAACCTGACGCCGATTGAAGTGGCGCAGGCGTTCCAGACTATCGCCAGCGGCGGTAACCGCGCGCAGCTTTCCGCACTGCGTTCAGTGATTGCTGAAGACGGTACGGTGCTGTATCAGAGCTTCCCGCAGGCCGAACGTGCGGTGCCGGCGCAGGCGGCGTACATGACGCTGTGGACCATGCAACAGGTGGTTCAGCGCGGTACGGGCCGTCAGTTGGGCGCGAAATATCCGGGTCTGCATCTGGCCGGGAAAACCGGTACTACTAATAATAACGTCGATACCTGGTTTGCCGGTATCGACGGGCGTGAAGTGACCATCACCTGGGTGGGGCGCGATAATAACCAGCCGACGAAGCTGTATGGTGCAAGCGGCGCGATGGCGATTTATCAGCGTTATCTGGAAAACCAGTCGCCGATCCCGCTGGATCTGACGCCGCCGGAAGACATCACCACAATGGGCGTCGACGACATGGGCAACTTTGTCTGCGGCGGTGGCGGTTCGCGTTCACTGCCGGTCTGGACAACCAGCCCGGAAACGCTGTGCCAGCAGAATCAGGTGCAGCCGCAAACCGGCAACCCGTTTGATCAGTCAACGCAGCCGCAGCAGCAGCCGCAACAACAGCAACCTCAGCAACAGCCACAGCAAGAGCAGAAAAGCGATGGCGTCGCAGGTTGGATCAAAGAGATGTTTGGCAGTAATTAA
- the hrpB gene encoding ATP-dependent helicase HrpB, whose translation MSSLPVAAVLPDILAALRSSSQVLLSAPTGAGKSTWLPLQLLQQGEINGRILLLEPRRLAARNVAQRLAELLNEKPGETVGYRMRAETCVGPNTRLEVVTEGILTRLIQQDPELNGIGLVILDEFHERSLQADLALALLLDLQQGLRDDLKLLVMSATLDNERLQTLLPQAPAIVSAGRAYPVEQRYQALAAHQRFDEAVAQVVSGLLREERGSLLLFLPGVGEIQRVQEQLAARVGSDVLLCPLYGALPLSEQRKAILPTPAGQRKVVLATNIAETSLTIEGIRLVVDSAQERVARFDPRSGLTRLMTQRISVASMTQRAGRAGRLEAGICVHLLSKEQAERAAAQSSPEILHSDLSGLLMELLLWGCQDSAQLCWLDLPPATNLAAARTLLTQLRALEEGRLTAFGQRMAALGNDPRLAAMLAAAEGDDEIATAATLAAILEEPPRGGNSDLNAAFSRTQPNWQQRARQLARRLKSSGGEVDISAVAPLLAGAFADRIARRRGQEGRYQLANGMGATLDADDALNRHEWLLAPLLLQGSQSPDARILLALPLDIEALIARCPQLLQQSDTVEWDEAQGTLKAFRRSRIGQLTVKVQPLAKPSEEELHQAMLNGIRDKGLQVLNWTPEAVQYRLRLHCAAKWLPEEGWPAVDEASLLENLEQWLLPQMGGIRSLRDLKALDVTQALQNTLPWSLRQRLDSELPGHYTVPTGSRIAIRYHEDNPPALAVRMQEMFGEAATPRIAQGRVALVLELLSPAQRPLQITRDLSAFWNGAYREVQKEMKGRYPKHVWPDDPANTAPTRRTKKYS comes from the coding sequence GTGTCCTCACTGCCGGTTGCTGCTGTTCTGCCCGATATCCTTGCTGCGTTACGTTCCTCTTCTCAGGTGTTGTTGAGCGCGCCGACCGGTGCCGGCAAATCCACCTGGCTACCGTTACAACTGCTGCAACAGGGTGAGATCAACGGGCGGATTTTGCTGCTGGAGCCGCGTCGCCTGGCGGCGCGCAATGTGGCGCAGCGTCTGGCGGAACTGCTGAATGAGAAACCTGGCGAGACCGTGGGTTACCGCATGCGTGCAGAGACCTGCGTAGGGCCGAACACGCGCCTCGAAGTGGTCACTGAAGGAATTTTAACGCGCCTCATCCAGCAGGATCCGGAGCTGAACGGCATTGGGCTGGTGATCCTCGATGAATTCCATGAACGTAGCTTGCAGGCGGATCTGGCGCTGGCGCTGCTGCTGGATCTCCAGCAGGGGCTGCGCGACGATCTTAAATTGTTGGTGATGTCCGCTACGCTGGATAACGAACGTCTGCAAACCCTTTTGCCGCAGGCTCCTGCCATTGTTTCTGCCGGGCGGGCATACCCGGTCGAGCAACGTTATCAGGCGCTGGCAGCGCATCAGCGCTTTGATGAAGCCGTGGCGCAGGTCGTTAGCGGATTACTGCGCGAGGAACGTGGTTCCTTATTACTGTTTTTACCAGGCGTGGGTGAGATCCAGCGCGTGCAGGAGCAACTGGCCGCCCGCGTCGGCAGCGATGTGCTGCTTTGCCCTCTCTATGGCGCATTGCCGCTCAGCGAGCAACGCAAGGCGATTTTGCCTACGCCCGCCGGGCAGCGCAAAGTGGTGCTCGCCACCAATATTGCCGAAACCAGTCTGACCATCGAAGGTATTCGCCTGGTGGTGGATAGCGCGCAGGAGCGCGTGGCGCGTTTTGATCCCCGCAGCGGTTTAACCCGGCTGATGACACAGCGCATCAGCGTGGCGTCGATGACGCAGCGTGCCGGTCGCGCCGGGCGTCTGGAAGCGGGGATTTGCGTACATTTATTAAGTAAAGAGCAGGCTGAACGTGCAGCGGCGCAAAGTAGCCCGGAAATTCTGCACAGCGATTTATCCGGTCTGTTGATGGAATTATTACTCTGGGGATGCCAGGATTCTGCGCAACTTTGCTGGCTGGATCTGCCTCCGGCGACTAATCTGGCGGCGGCGCGCACGCTGCTTACGCAACTGCGGGCGCTGGAAGAGGGTCGTTTAACAGCGTTTGGTCAGCGGATGGCCGCGCTGGGTAATGATCCGCGTCTGGCCGCAATGCTGGCGGCGGCTGAAGGGGATGACGAGATCGCGACGGCGGCGACGCTGGCCGCCATCCTTGAAGAACCACCTCGTGGTGGAAACAGTGATTTAAACGCGGCCTTTTCACGCACGCAGCCAAACTGGCAGCAGCGTGCGCGCCAGCTTGCTCGTAGGCTAAAAAGCAGCGGGGGAGAAGTGGATATCAGCGCGGTGGCGCCGTTGCTTGCCGGTGCGTTTGCCGATCGTATTGCGCGCAGGCGCGGGCAGGAAGGGCGTTATCAACTGGCGAACGGTATGGGGGCGACGCTGGATGCCGACGATGCGCTAAATCGCCATGAGTGGCTGCTTGCGCCGTTGTTATTGCAGGGAAGCCAGTCACCGGATGCGCGCATTTTACTGGCCTTGCCGCTCGATATTGAGGCGCTGATCGCTCGCTGCCCACAACTGTTGCAGCAATCGGATACCGTCGAATGGGACGAGGCGCAAGGCACATTAAAAGCCTTTCGCCGTAGCCGGATCGGCCAGTTAACGGTGAAAGTGCAGCCGCTGGCTAAACCCTCAGAAGAGGAGCTGCATCAGGCGATGCTTAACGGCATCCGCGATAAAGGCTTGCAAGTTTTGAACTGGACACCGGAGGCTGTGCAGTACCGTTTACGTTTACACTGCGCGGCGAAATGGCTGCCGGAAGAGGGCTGGCCCGCCGTGGATGAGGCCTCTTTACTGGAGAATCTGGAGCAATGGTTACTGCCACAAATGGGCGGTATCCGATCGCTGCGCGATTTAAAAGCGCTGGATGTTACGCAGGCATTACAAAACACCCTGCCGTGGTCATTACGTCAACGGCTGGATAGTGAACTGCCGGGGCATTACACTGTGCCGACGGGAAGCCGGATTGCCATCCGTTATCATGAAGATAACCCACCGGCGCTGGCGGTTCGCATGCAGGAGATGTTTGGTGAAGCGGCCACGCCGAGGATTGCTCAAGGGCGCGTCGCGCTGGTGCTGGAGCTGCTTTCCCCGGCGCAGCGGCCGCTGCAAATTACGCGGGATTTAAGCGCATTCTGGAACGGCGCTTATCGTGAAGTGCAAAAAGAGATGAAAGGGCGCTATCCGAAACATGTCTGGCCGGACGATCCGGCGAATACCGCGCCGACCCGGCGTACGAAGAAGTATTCGTAA
- the thpR gene encoding RNA 2',3'-cyclic phosphodiesterase produces the protein MPESKRLFFALELPADIQTQVIHWRAQHFPPEAGRPVAAANLHLTLAFLGEISAEKQRALEGLAGRIRQPGFTLHLDDAGQWLRSRVIWLGSRQPPRGLLQLADMLRAQASRSGCYQSPQPFHPHITLLRDANRAVTLPPPGFRWSFPVNEFALYESQFIQGRTRYTPLNRWTLKTE, from the coding sequence ATGCCCGAATCAAAAAGGCTGTTTTTCGCCCTCGAATTGCCTGCCGACATCCAGACGCAGGTCATTCACTGGCGCGCGCAGCACTTTCCTCCCGAAGCCGGACGCCCGGTGGCAGCAGCAAACCTGCATCTGACGCTGGCATTCCTCGGCGAGATCAGCGCGGAAAAGCAGCGTGCACTGGAAGGGCTGGCCGGGCGCATTCGCCAGCCGGGTTTTACACTTCATCTGGATGACGCTGGCCAGTGGCTGCGCTCCAGAGTGATATGGCTCGGCTCGCGCCAGCCGCCGCGCGGGTTGCTGCAACTGGCCGATATGCTGCGAGCGCAGGCTTCGCGCAGCGGGTGTTATCAAAGCCCCCAACCGTTTCATCCGCATATTACGCTGCTGCGTGACGCCAACCGCGCAGTGACGCTCCCGCCGCCGGGGTTTCGCTGGTCTTTCCCGGTCAACGAATTTGCCCTGTATGAATCGCAGTTTATCCAGGGACGCACGCGTTACACGCCGCTGAACCGCTGGACGCTTAAAACAGAATAA
- the sfsA gene encoding DNA/RNA nuclease SfsA — protein MEFIPPLKSATLIQRYKRFLADVITPEGETLTLHCPNTGAMTGCATPGDTVWYSTSTNLKRKYAHTWELTQTQQGAFICVNTQQANALTKEAILADRLPELTGYSSLKSEVKYGAERSRIDFLLQAEDRRNCYIEVKSVTLAEQQSGYFPDAVTLRGQKHLRELMSVAASGDRAVILFAVLHSAVEHFSPARHIDEEYARLLSDAQRQGVEVIAYKAELSADNITLRLPLPFTV, from the coding sequence ATGGAATTTATTCCGCCGCTTAAATCCGCCACGCTGATCCAGCGCTATAAACGTTTCCTGGCGGATGTGATTACCCCGGAAGGAGAAACCCTGACATTGCACTGTCCTAATACCGGAGCGATGACAGGTTGCGCGACGCCAGGCGATACGGTGTGGTATTCCACTTCGACAAATCTGAAGCGCAAATATGCACACACCTGGGAATTAACTCAAACCCAGCAGGGCGCATTTATTTGCGTCAACACTCAACAGGCCAATGCATTAACAAAAGAAGCCATTCTCGCCGATCGCCTGCCGGAACTGACGGGATATAGCTCGCTGAAAAGCGAAGTAAAATATGGTGCGGAGCGTAGCAGAATTGACTTTCTGTTACAGGCAGAGGATCGTCGCAACTGCTATATTGAAGTAAAATCGGTCACGCTCGCCGAGCAGCAGTCAGGCTACTTTCCGGATGCCGTCACCCTGCGAGGACAAAAGCATCTGCGGGAGTTAATGAGCGTCGCGGCCAGCGGCGATCGCGCGGTAATTCTGTTTGCCGTCCTGCACTCTGCCGTTGAACATTTTTCTCCTGCACGCCATATTGACGAGGAATACGCACGATTATTGAGTGACGCACAACGTCAGGGGGTAGAAGTAATCGCTTATAAAGCGGAACTTTCTGCCGATAATATCACTCTTAGGTTGCCGCTACCTTTTACGGTATAA
- the dksA gene encoding RNA polymerase-binding protein DksA, with amino-acid sequence MQEGQNRKTSSLSILAIAGVEPYQEKPGEEYMNEAQLAHFKRILEAWRNQLRDEVDRTVTHMQDEAANFPDPVDRAAQEEEFSLELRNRDRERKLIKKIEKTLKKVEDEDFGFCESCGVEIGIRRLEARPTADLCIDCKTLAEIREKQMAG; translated from the coding sequence ATGCAAGAAGGGCAAAACCGTAAAACATCGTCCCTGAGTATTCTCGCCATCGCTGGGGTGGAGCCGTATCAAGAGAAACCGGGCGAAGAGTATATGAACGAAGCCCAGCTGGCGCACTTCAAGCGAATTCTTGAAGCATGGCGTAATCAACTCAGGGATGAAGTCGATCGCACCGTTACGCATATGCAGGACGAAGCTGCTAACTTCCCGGATCCGGTTGACCGTGCCGCCCAGGAAGAAGAGTTCAGCCTCGAACTGCGTAACCGCGATCGCGAGCGCAAGCTGATTAAAAAGATCGAGAAGACGTTGAAAAAAGTAGAAGACGAAGATTTCGGCTTCTGTGAATCCTGCGGCGTGGAAATTGGTATCCGTCGTCTGGAAGCGCGTCCAACCGCCGATCTGTGCATCGACTGTAAAACGCTGGCGGAAATCCGCGAAAAACAGATGGCGGGTTAA
- the gluQRS gene encoding tRNA glutamyl-Q(34) synthetase GluQRS yields the protein MPESHYIGRFAPSPSGELHFGSLIAALGSYLQARANQGAWLVRIEDIDPPREVPGAAATILRQLEHYGLHWDGEVLWQSQRHDAYREVLATLQRDGLSYFCTCTRARIQSIGGIYDGYCRTRHNGPENAALRLLQHHPVLHFDDRLRGRIVTDEKLAREDFIIHRRDGLFAYNLAVVVDDHFQGVTEIVRGADLIEPTVRQISLYQQLGWPVPGYIHLPLALNEQGNKLSKQNHAPALPGGDPRPIIIRALQFLNQDVTNEWQDLSIEVLLNQAVENWSLSRVSEGQM from the coding sequence ATGCCTGAATCTCACTATATTGGGCGCTTTGCGCCATCTCCTTCCGGTGAACTGCACTTTGGCTCATTGATTGCTGCGCTTGGCAGCTACCTGCAGGCCCGCGCCAATCAGGGCGCCTGGCTCGTCCGTATCGAAGATATTGATCCCCCTCGTGAGGTTCCCGGTGCAGCAGCGACGATTTTGCGTCAGCTGGAACACTATGGTCTGCACTGGGACGGTGAAGTGCTGTGGCAATCGCAACGACATGATGCCTACCGTGAAGTACTCGCTACTTTGCAACGTGACGGTTTAAGTTACTTCTGTACCTGCACCCGCGCGCGTATCCAGAGTATCGGCGGCATCTACGACGGCTACTGCCGCACCCGACACAACGGCCCGGAAAATGCCGCGCTACGTCTGTTGCAACATCATCCGGTACTGCATTTTGACGATCGGCTACGCGGTCGCATTGTGACCGATGAAAAACTGGCGCGGGAAGATTTTATTATTCATCGTCGTGATGGGTTGTTCGCTTATAACCTGGCCGTCGTGGTCGACGATCATTTTCAGGGCGTGACGGAGATCGTTCGCGGCGCGGATCTGATTGAACCGACAGTGCGGCAAATCTCGCTCTATCAGCAGCTTGGCTGGCCTGTGCCTGGGTATATTCATCTACCTCTGGCACTTAACGAGCAAGGGAATAAGCTCTCCAAGCAAAACCATGCTCCTGCCTTGCCTGGCGGCGATCCCCGCCCCATAATAATCAGGGCTTTACAATTTCTGAACCAGGATGTAACAAATGAGTGGCAGGATCTCAGCATCGAAGTGTTGCTGAACCAGGCGGTCGAAAATTGGTCACTTTCCCGCGTGTCTGAGGGGCAGATGTGA
- the pcnB gene encoding polynucleotide adenylyltransferase PcnB produces MFTRVANFCRKVLSREESIAVEALAQPQMTVIPREQHAISRKDISENALKVLYRLNKAGYDAYLVGGGVRDLLLGKKPKDFDVTTSATPDQVRKLFRNCRLVGRRFRLAHVMFGPEIIEVATFRGHHDEQQTDRSISQRGQNGMLLRDNIFGSIEEDAQRRDFTINSLYYSVADFTVRDYVGGMRDLEEGVIRLIGNPETRYREDPVRMLRAVRFAAKLGMRISEETAEPIPRLATLINDVPPARLFEESLKLLQAGYGYDTCRLLREYGLFQPLFPTITRYFTEKGDSPMERIIEQVLKNTDNRIHNDMRVNPAFLFAAMFWYPLLEDAQRIAQEGGLAYYDAFALAMNDVLDEACRSLAIPKRITTLIRDIWQLQLRMSRRQGKRAWKLMEHPKFRAAYDLLVLRAEAENNGELQRLAKWWGEFQVSAPPTQKDMLDDLGEEPAERRRHRRPRKRTPRREGSA; encoded by the coding sequence ATTTTTACCCGAGTCGCTAATTTTTGCCGCAAGGTGCTAAGCCGCGAAGAGAGCATCGCCGTCGAGGCGTTGGCTCAACCGCAGATGACGGTTATTCCGCGTGAGCAGCACGCTATTTCCCGCAAAGATATCAGTGAAAATGCGCTCAAGGTGCTCTATCGTCTGAATAAAGCGGGCTACGACGCTTACCTGGTAGGCGGCGGCGTGCGCGACTTATTGCTGGGCAAAAAACCAAAAGATTTTGACGTCACCACCAGCGCCACGCCGGATCAGGTACGCAAACTGTTCCGCAACTGCCGGCTGGTCGGCCGCCGTTTCCGCCTCGCACATGTCATGTTCGGCCCGGAAATTATTGAAGTTGCCACCTTCCGCGGCCACCACGACGAACAGCAAACCGATCGTTCTATTTCCCAGCGCGGCCAGAACGGCATGCTGCTGCGTGACAATATCTTCGGTTCTATCGAAGAAGATGCCCAGCGTCGCGACTTCACCATCAATAGCCTTTATTACAGCGTTGCCGATTTTACCGTGCGTGATTACGTCGGGGGCATGCGCGATCTGGAAGAGGGCGTGATTCGCCTGATTGGCAACCCGGAAACCCGCTACCGTGAAGATCCGGTGCGCATGCTGCGCGCGGTGCGCTTCGCCGCCAAGCTGGGGATGCGCATCAGTGAAGAGACAGCCGAGCCTATCCCGCGTCTGGCCACATTAATTAACGACGTTCCGCCCGCGCGTCTGTTTGAGGAATCCCTCAAGCTGCTGCAGGCTGGCTATGGTTACGACACCTGCCGCTTGCTGCGCGAATATGGCCTGTTCCAGCCCCTGTTCCCGACCATCACCCGCTACTTCACCGAAAAAGGTGACAGCCCGATGGAGCGCATTATTGAGCAGGTGCTGAAGAATACCGACAACCGTATCCACAATGATATGCGCGTCAACCCGGCGTTCCTGTTTGCCGCTATGTTCTGGTATCCACTGCTGGAGGATGCCCAGCGCATTGCGCAGGAAGGCGGTCTTGCCTATTACGATGCGTTCGCGCTGGCGATGAATGACGTGCTGGATGAAGCCTGTCGTTCGCTGGCCATTCCAAAACGCATTACGACGCTTATCCGTGATATCTGGCAGCTACAGCTGCGGATGTCCCGCCGCCAGGGTAAACGCGCCTGGAAGCTGATGGAGCATCCGAAATTCCGCGCCGCTTACGATCTGCTGGTGCTGCGCGCCGAAGCGGAAAACAACGGCGAGCTGCAACGTCTGGCGAAATGGTGGGGGGAATTCCAGGTTTCTGCGCCGCCCACACAAAAAGATATGCTGGATGATTTAGGCGAAGAGCCAGCCGAACGCCGCCGTCATCGCCGCCCGCGCAAACGTACGCCGCGCCGTGAGGGCAGTGCGTGA
- the folK gene encoding 2-amino-4-hydroxy-6-hydroxymethyldihydropteridine diphosphokinase, whose amino-acid sequence MTLAYIALGSNLASPLDQVNAAIAALGEIPQSRIVAVSSLYRTPPLGPPDQPDYLNAAVALETTLAPEALLDHTQRIELQQGRVRKAERWGPRTLDLDIMLFGSLTLNTQRLTVPHYDMKNRGFMLWPLFEIAPDLHFPDGASLRATLEQLNAPKPDAW is encoded by the coding sequence GTGACTCTCGCTTACATCGCGCTGGGCAGCAATCTCGCATCGCCGCTTGATCAGGTCAACGCGGCGATCGCCGCCCTCGGCGAAATCCCACAAAGCCGCATTGTGGCGGTCTCTTCGCTCTATCGCACTCCCCCGCTCGGGCCGCCGGATCAGCCGGATTATCTCAACGCTGCCGTGGCGCTGGAAACAACGCTTGCGCCTGAAGCGCTGCTCGATCACACCCAACGGATTGAGTTACAGCAGGGCCGCGTACGTAAAGCGGAGCGCTGGGGGCCACGCACACTCGATCTCGATATCATGCTGTTCGGTTCCTTAACGCTGAATACGCAACGCCTGACGGTTCCGCATTACGATATGAAAAACCGTGGTTTTATGCTGTGGCCGCTGTTTGAAATCGCCCCCGATCTGCACTTCCCGGATGGCGCTTCGCTGCGCGCCACGCTGGAACAGCTCAACGCGCCAAAACCCGACGCCTGGTAA
- the panB gene encoding 3-methyl-2-oxobutanoate hydroxymethyltransferase, translating to MKPTTISWLHKCKQDKKRFATITAYDYSFAKLFAEEGINVMLVGDSLGMTVQGHDSTLPVTVADIAYHTQAVRRGAPSCLLLADLPFMAYATPEQAFENSAIVMRAGANMVKIEGGRWLAPTVKMLTERAVPVCGHLGLTPQSVNIFGGYKVQGRGDAAQGLLDDALALEAAGAQLLVLECVPLELAQRITAALTIPVIGIGAGNVTDGQILVMHDAFGITGGHIPKFAKNFLNDAGDMRAAVRQYVAEVESGVYPGEEHSFH from the coding sequence ATGAAACCTACCACCATCTCCTGGCTGCATAAGTGTAAACAGGATAAGAAACGCTTCGCGACAATCACCGCTTACGACTACAGCTTCGCCAAACTGTTTGCCGAAGAAGGGATTAACGTGATGCTGGTTGGCGACTCGTTAGGGATGACGGTACAAGGTCATGATTCCACCCTGCCCGTCACCGTGGCAGATATCGCTTATCACACACAAGCGGTGCGCCGCGGTGCTCCATCATGCCTGCTGCTCGCCGATCTGCCGTTTATGGCGTATGCCACACCGGAACAGGCCTTTGAGAATTCCGCCATCGTGATGCGCGCGGGCGCCAATATGGTGAAAATCGAAGGTGGCCGCTGGCTGGCGCCGACGGTAAAAATGCTCACCGAACGCGCGGTGCCAGTGTGCGGTCATCTCGGCCTGACACCGCAATCAGTCAATATTTTCGGCGGTTACAAAGTTCAGGGGCGCGGCGACGCGGCTCAGGGGCTGCTTGACGATGCGCTGGCACTGGAAGCCGCCGGAGCGCAACTGCTGGTGCTGGAGTGCGTGCCGTTGGAACTGGCGCAGCGTATTACCGCCGCATTAACCATCCCGGTGATCGGAATTGGCGCAGGCAATGTTACCGACGGCCAGATTCTGGTTATGCATGACGCGTTTGGCATCACTGGCGGCCATATTCCTAAATTTGCTAAAAATTTCCTCAATGATGCAGGCGACATGCGCGCAGCGGTCAGGCAGTATGTTGCCGAAGTCGAGTCCGGCGTCTATCCGGGCGAAGAACACAGTTTCCATTAA